taggttcagtcaaatcagtatcttataaacgaaaaagtgtaatcatgacattgaagaattattatcagcaaataacagagaatgtttataataatgtaaagatTGTTTAGTACATatatatagtttgttagatggaactcgtaagCCCTCATAACAATATTGCCTCCAGCTTTAGTGAATTCCTGAGTACCACCTCTTAAAACGTagtgattataatttatataggtGATTGAAGAATaacttgttattttgttttcataGTAAGGGGAGTCACTTTATGAAGTACCTCATTGCTACTTTATTGCAATCTGTCAACATATTGACATTATTGTCAATCAAAGTTATTGTTTGTATTtacgtaaaaataatatatttgtacaaTTACTCTCCTTTGATCAAAATGCCGTGGGGTTGGGAATGTAGAGCGAAGTTGATAAAGCAGGTACCTGCTAAACCAACACATCATCGAGGAACCTTAGCCGGTGAAGTGGAGGGGCCCAGTCCAATACAGTATGAAACACCTAAATTATTTGGTAATCCTTTTAGTTCTTTTCAATATACAGCAATTGTTAAagatacttttttgtaaaaatggcTTGTTATCTTACGTAAATAATCCAGGAACTATTTCTAGTTGAAAgggcaattattttaattatcatgaaaattgttaaaaagatttttttttctttataaaaaccagataaaaataatattttagcattttGGGAAATTTTATCTCGACGTTTGATAGATggaaaattttatgaaattagaATCATTAGAACGTATATTATATCAATTATACCCTATGTTATTTTTCTTCCTCTATATAGCGTTAAAATTCAGAATTATTGAGTAGTTGtagcataacaaacaaacaaattaactcactttattatatatctgattttttttgtaaacccAATAAACTTCACAAACAACGCACTCGTTGGGAAGCTATCACTTGCCTGTAAAAGTGTTAACAACTTTGTAACAGTAGTAAAATACCGTCCACATAAAGGGTAGGGTAATGAGGTGGGTAGTTATTCTTTTATTACGTTCGCTTGTACTCAGCGATAAAAGTGAAAAGTTtgatatttttcgtttttaacaaCCGGAGTATAACAATAATGTCCTGCAGACCAAATTTTATATctcataaatacattttattaataactaccGACCCGCCCCGACTTCGCATACGTACTatagataattatatacctactgtagTAAAGACATCATAATATATAATGTCTTTACTACAGTATGTAGTAGATACAGTATGTAGTAGATGTAGTAAAGACGTAGTAGAAGTATGTATAAGAAGTATGTATAAAGACATCATATATTATGATGTCTTTACTACAGTATGTCTGTATAGCATACCCCACGCCTTCTGTGTCGCCAAGTCGCTGTGCCTCTGCTTTTTAAAtctcatataatatattttctgttCTAAATTTTGTATGCATATAAGGCGTTAGTATTTTAATAGACAAATGAAACTATGTGTTGCTCTAAAAACAGAATTATTTATTCCTTACTATTATTACAATGATTAGACTAATACGCAATATTTATGAACACATTAACTCACCTGAAAACAGAAAAACGATATTAAATGTTCATTATTTGTCTTGGTGTAtagtttcgaaataaaaagaaataacctAAACGGTTAAATTCACGTTTTTTTCCCTCTTAAAAGTGacagatgaaatttgacagatATAGTGTCATCTGTCAACGTCACTGATCTGAGACAGTCGATAGACGCGCCAAATTTAAATagggtatacctacatacatggtTTACCCTTACATGCATATAAATCTTCTTCTTCAGTCACTCTATCTATTGTAGAATACTGTATTAAAATctgtaaaattctttaaaatatcaaaGCAAACATCTATCAGAagcgacattttatactatgcaattgaaatcatcatcaccatcatcatcatatcagccgatggaagtccactgcaggacataggcttcttgtagggacttccaaacattacgatacagagccacctgcatccagcgaatccctgcgactcgtttgatgtcgtcagtccacctgggggtGGGGGGGTGGCGGTCGACCAACTTAGCGcttattagtgcggggtcgccattccagcactttgggaccccaacgtccaccggctcttcgaactatgtgccccgcccattgccacttcagtttcgcaactcgttgagctatgttggtgactttggttcatctgcggatctcctcatttctgattcgatcacgcaaagatactcctatccatcgcccgctgtgtgactctgagacttcttatgaggcccatagttagcgaccaagaatTCTCGGAactataggtcatcactggcaactgGAGAgaattgaaataatatattatttttccaaTTGTAATTTTAGGTGGAAATGGGTATTCTCATATAATGCGTTCGCCCGCATTTACGTTCGGACATCGAACGCCTCTCATTGTCAAGCCAGCTGTAAAACCTACGGCGCCTGTATTTAATACATGTGGAATGGGAAATAAAGGTAAAGTTCCTTATTGTAGTTGTAATTACTTTTTGTCTTGCATTTGTCCGGGGAAATGTTAATGCtgttcgacggcctccgtggcgcagtggtatgcgcggtggatttataaaactgAAGTCATCATCaactggtgggatgcttcggccgtagctagttaccaccctaccgacaaagacgtaccgccaagcgatttagcgttccggtacgatgtcgtgtagaaaccgaaaggagtgtggatttcatccaactcctaacaaattagcccgctttcatcttagattgcatcatcacttaccatcaggtgacattgcattcaagggctatcttgtaaagaataaaaaacaaaaaaaaggccATTGTTTGCCTTCGATTTGTAGAtatgaacaaaataaaatctttatgtataagtaatattttttttaacattaacagGTTCGTATAGAATAAAACATGGACTAGTTACACCACAAATAAAGACTCCAGAAGGGAATACTGCAACGCCAGGGCCGGCGGCATATAAAGTTCCTAGTACATCAATACAGCGGAGACGACCACCCGCGTTTACTATGAGGCCCGCAGCGAGACCGGCCTACGAACCATGGGACCAATGGACACCATCTCCTAATATGTATTTGCCACACATACCGGGAAAGAAGTAATTGACCTTACTATATTTCATTCTTCATTTCAGATTTATTTGTTGATTTTCCGAGTATAGTCTCGATCTCTAGACTATGCGATATTTTTATGAGCCCATTAAATTATTAGGCCGGAATTATTTTGGGATCATCTCTTAAATCGATAATTCAtctaaatatactcgtataaaagtgaaaagcgggcgatggagcgagctatgcttggggtttatctgcgtgatcgaatcagaaatgaggagatccgcagacgaaccaaagtcgagtcgcgaagctgaagtggcaatgggcaggccacgcAGTTTGAAGAGCCGCTGGACGttcgggtcccaaggtgctggaatggcgaccccgcaccggaaagcgcagtattggtcgaccccccctctaggtggaccgaagacatcaagcggcttgcagggagccgctggatgctagcggctcgagatcgttttgtttggaagttcatgcaagaggcctacatccagcagtggacgtccatcggctgacaatgatgaaaagcgaaaagtcactcatcactatatctcgaaaaccgctttatGTACAAAGTTGACAAGGCAGGGACGTAGTTCAAAGTCAGAAGACGTCCGCTGAGAATGGATTTTGCTAGAAGGccacgggtgtccgctagtaatactttaaaacttaattgaaatcGGTCAAGCCATTTTGGACGAACAGCTAACACTGACACGACAATTTTACATATAAGATGATGTATGAATGTAAAGGTATTCGTCTTGCACAattcatattcatcatcatcatcattatcatcccataaTTGGCtcaagctcgagtctcctctcaaaatgagaggggttaggccaatagtgtggttttttttcacaattcccgcggcaatcatagatttttccgggatgaaagtagtccagagtaaaatctatttccattccaaatttcagctaaatcggttcagtagccgcagcgcaaaggaagaacaaacatacatatttacACCTACACACAGACTTttgcctttttaatattagtgtgataataacaatatatcaataataatgatagtaagtaaaataataattataatttcacagACGTCCACCAGCATATACCTTTGGTAACACAATACAAAGCTTAGGTGGTAAATACGAGCAACCCAGCCCCGGGTCGCACGATCCAAACTTTAATTACGTTAAACGAACAAAGCCTGCGTTTTCTTTCGGTGCACCATTCAAGTCCTTGAGGGAACCTCTAAAGCCGGCTCCTAACGCTCACTGTGAGAAAAAGGTATCTAAATTTTcactattcattattaaaattattttatactagcgaacgcccgtgacttcgtccgcgcggaatttagtttattacaaatcccgcgggaaccacggattttttcgggataaaaagtaagagttaattcagagtaaaatctattttccttttaaatttcagccaaatcgcttcactagccgcagcgtaaaaaaggaacaaacatacttacacacttaaatactttcacacttacacacaaactttcgcctttataatattagtctgatttgactagctaacgccgcgcggtttcatccgcgagGTTCACGTTTTCGTAGGAACACGGGAATAAGATATAgtctaaagccttcctcgataaatggaatatctgaaataatttttcaaatcggaccagtagttcctgagattagcacgtttaagcacaaacaaactcttcagctttataataccaagtatagattatttatttgttaagaagCATCAGAGTATTATGGTGAGTCTAAGCTACAAATTCCCTCTTCGATATACGGAGAGGCCTCGATCTTTAGTGgatcattaaatatattatacttattattattaatatacttaataatgttttttagataataataacttctttaaatatttttttaaagaagttattattatctaatgataatgatgctaTGATAATAAACATGATAACTTATATCTACCTGTACAAATAATCTAAGGTTTAAGAATCTAAAGACAAAAACAACATCAAACATGATTAGTTAGCAGTTTAAAATAAGTTCAaccattaaaaacatttaatcaaaaattatatgttaaaagaattttcaaaaccggttcggtagatccagagactacccccctacaacaccaatactttacctctttatgatattagtatagataggtatagaTTCATCAAAATGCTATCATATCTCTAGGACACAATTATATGTCCGTGTCCTCCTATTAGAAAGGGTAATTTGAAACTTTCGCGTACTAAGCTGCTGCAATGCGGACTAACACGGTGATAATGTTTGTAGACTCAGTAACTGTCaatgtcagatgttaatgataatgatctgGGCCAACGGCTTAATGTGCTTTACGGGGCACAGGCTTATAAACCttactaatataaatagaacattataatgaaagcgcagtgttggtcgacccgccACCGAAGACATCAGTGTTGTTGTTGTGGTGtggcgggttgcagggagccgctggatgctggtggctcgagaccgttttgtttggaagtccatgcaagagacctccagcagtggacgtccatcgactgataacgatgatgatgatgatgaatgaaagcaaaaaaatgcaaataaatgcATGCCCAAACCACAGAActgatgttaatttttttttcacctacGAAAACTAAATGTTCAATTACAAGCGAGACTTACCAGCGAGCGAGCATAGGTTATAATTTATCTTAGGCTATTGATATAGACTGATAATTTGTTTCAGTTTATGTACTACCTTATCAATGTAAATAGAATATAATGAgcatataacaaaaaaatgcaaatgcatgcctaaaccactgaacagttgttttttttttactaacgtAAAGTTCAATTAGCGAGGCTTAGCGAGCGAGTAAGTAAGGGCTGATTATTTGTTTCAACCTTactattaatagaatataattaacaaattacgaaaaaaaaatacatataatacaatGCCTAAATcacatttgatttttttcaccAACGGATAGTTCAATTACCAGCGAGGCTTTAGCAAGCGAGCATAGTATATGCTCGCTTGCTAagcctattatatatatattttatctgatTCTCAATCTCATATTTTATCTCAAGCCATTgatataggctgataatttgTTTCAGTTTATGTACACAAAGCCAACGATACCCGCACCCTCGTTTGGCATACGTCACACTCCCTACCTCGGTCGTCAGGAGGAATATCTCAAGCCGCCTGAGCTTAAAGTTGTCATTAGCGGCGAGAACTGATATTCGCTTACTGTAtgtccatttttatgttaattattatcattgttgTGAAGTTTatagtacatattttattttactttaaatattttccttttattaCGAAAGGCTTTAGTAAAGGGGTAGGGACAGTAGTAAAGGGACCGGATCAGTCAAGGAATCATatagaaaaatatgtcaataattcttttaaaaataacggttaaatatttgattaaatattCTCAAATATTCTCCAGTTTTCTTACTAAGCGAAAGCTTGGAAAATAAAATGTTCTGAATTTGGTTCAGCGTTTGGATTATTGATActgctataatatatttatagaaaaagtaAAGAAATGTCGCTATAAATGTAAGTATTGTAAGTCATTTCTAAATTAACCAAGTATGTGTaacctaatttttaattttttcaattattaattttaacttttttttttattgtttacaaccgcgcttaccactgcgccacggaggccgtcaaactttaTTACGACCTATGCTTTGTGCATGATGTGGCTACCGTTAagcaaaattaaatgttttgttttaccCTAGTATAGtccagattttaaaaatttttgtctgtctgtctagcTGTGTTTTTGTTTATCCATCTCTGGAACagcttttatcccgaaaacatggttcccgcgggctttgagctaaataaacaatttcacgcatatttatatattttcatgggcgtccgctagttttattcTACCTATAGCAACACTTTTACCAGGTTAGAAAAATTACAGCATTGCATTTCGGGATAAGCTCGTTAAAAGAAATGAAGTTGAATTGATAACCTCATTCCTTTGCAAGTTGGTTGAATAGAAGATCCCTTATAAATTTGTTACAAGCAGCCATTGTTCAGCGTAGATCTTTTAAACATCGGAAACTTTTTGTCAAACGATCAAAGAATTTTAAGACTTATTAGGGTCTTTTTGAATTTGTTATCAAAGATTTGTCATATAATTTTTATGGTAATTAATCTTTACGGAAAATTTGTATAAAGCTGTGATCACAAAAGAATTGTCGCATACCTTTTATCAGCTTTTATCAGTCAGACTGAGAAATATTTTCATAGATTTtgtaatgttatattttaaaggTGTATTGATACCTACTAATGTTTTCCCGCTGAGTGTAATTAGACAATAATCTTTACAAAATGACATTTACCAATTAAtggttcttaattttttttct
This DNA window, taken from Bicyclus anynana chromosome 1, ilBicAnyn1.1, whole genome shotgun sequence, encodes the following:
- the LOC112042992 gene encoding outer dense fiber protein 3-like protein 2 — protein: MRSPAFTFGHRTPLIVKPAVKPTAPVFNTCGMGNKGSYRIKHGLVTPQIKTPEGNTATPGPAAYKVPSTSIQRRRPPAFTMRPAARPAYEPWDQWTPSPNMYLPHIPGKKRPPAYTFGNTIQSLGGKYEQPSPGSHDPNFNYVKRTKPAFSFGAPFKSLREPLKPAPNAHCEKKFMYTKPTIPAPSFGIRHTPYLGRQEEYLKPPELKVVISGEN